Proteins co-encoded in one Haladaptatus sp. ZSTT2 genomic window:
- a CDS encoding CopG family transcriptional regulator has translation MTKYTSVSISKELADKVEETIEGTSFSSTGDLVRFLLRSIVVQHQRKGELTEAEFEEVTRQLRELGYLK, from the coding sequence ATGACGAAGTACACCTCGGTCTCTATCTCGAAAGAACTCGCTGATAAGGTCGAAGAGACAATCGAAGGGACGAGCTTTTCGAGTACGGGCGACCTCGTCCGTTTTTTGCTGCGGAGCATCGTCGTGCAACACCAACGAAAAGGTGAGTTGACTGAAGCGGAGTTCGAAGAGGTCACGCGACAGTTGCGCGAACTCGGGTATCTCAAATAA
- a CDS encoding glycosyltransferase → MTETPIESESLRVLWLTPDKPANISVGRKRIADYLQTQGIEVVLRGTTLQTVRQSLRERREFDVIVGTTRAGAIAGTLLSVLGSKPLLVDHIDPIRQFAETHPRLLSVVVRVLENASFALADHVIYVYDEEAARVRKYASVATKTELGVPYDTFANPPQSVIERAETRLKRSGVNEHVVIYVGGLEPIYHIRELLDSMDYLPDWSLVILGTGSLEELVASKAAERENVIYLGTVPHEDVPGYLHAADVGVSLVDDAHTLKVLEYGSAGLPVVQLRGRAEGRFAGLASFCTLEPQAIATAIRSAPETTDTNALKETSKQYDWRSIGQVYESALRSTVNDHQ, encoded by the coding sequence ATGACTGAGACGCCTATCGAAAGCGAGTCGCTCAGAGTTCTATGGCTAACTCCGGATAAACCAGCGAACATCAGCGTTGGCAGAAAGCGAATTGCAGACTATCTCCAAACACAGGGAATTGAGGTTGTGCTTCGCGGAACGACGCTTCAAACTGTTCGCCAGTCGCTGCGCGAACGACGTGAGTTCGACGTAATCGTTGGCACGACCCGTGCTGGAGCAATCGCCGGAACGTTACTTTCGGTGCTTGGTTCGAAACCCTTGCTCGTTGACCATATCGACCCAATCAGGCAGTTTGCAGAAACGCACCCTCGGCTGCTTTCTGTGGTAGTCAGGGTGTTAGAAAACGCCTCGTTTGCTCTCGCAGACCATGTCATCTATGTTTACGATGAGGAAGCAGCGCGGGTGAGAAAATACGCATCAGTCGCAACGAAGACGGAGTTGGGCGTCCCCTACGACACGTTCGCCAATCCTCCACAGTCGGTCATCGAACGTGCCGAAACTCGATTGAAACGCAGTGGCGTGAACGAACACGTCGTCATCTACGTCGGTGGGTTAGAGCCGATTTACCACATTCGAGAACTGCTCGACAGTATGGACTACCTTCCCGACTGGTCGCTTGTCATCCTCGGAACGGGAAGTCTCGAAGAGTTAGTCGCGTCCAAAGCTGCAGAACGTGAGAACGTGATCTATCTGGGGACGGTTCCGCACGAAGATGTCCCCGGGTATCTCCACGCCGCGGATGTTGGTGTCTCGCTTGTAGACGACGCCCATACGCTGAAAGTGCTCGAATATGGCTCGGCTGGCCTCCCAGTGGTTCAGCTTCGGGGCCGTGCAGAAGGTCGATTTGCTGGGTTGGCATCGTTCTGCACTCTCGAACCGCAGGCGATTGCCACGGCGATTCGGTCGGCACCCGAGACTACCGATACAAACGCACTCAAAGAGACGAGCAAACAGTATGATTGGCGTTCGATAGGACAAGTCTATGAGTCAGCGTTACGAAGTACTGTAAACGACCACCAATGA
- a CDS encoding glycosyltransferase has translation MTDSRLNEQSWTYSICITHYNQGATLKSSLKSILNERPDNCEIVIVDAGSDDGSLAILKSFAADHEALRLFIEPGCNRGEGRQRALEEATGEHIIANYDLDQTYGTLLEGVLNVYHDLLERDGPIALRTAGNLFIAPRTLLRDVGGYSPLMRGEDHELTDRLEDRGVLRYLPVKNTENIDSSKPTVRRRATRWFRSAKGLYQIGFSPAQIFHFLFANHPFPLSLIGLPLSIGGIVAGAIEGRVYTARKKRWREIFEMSARPTYADVYVAVPPELSQYAISDETPPNSTPRRDQS, from the coding sequence ATGACCGATTCGAGGCTCAATGAGCAGTCGTGGACGTACTCAATTTGCATCACGCACTACAATCAAGGAGCGACGCTCAAGTCGAGCCTCAAAAGCATCCTCAACGAGCGCCCGGACAACTGTGAAATCGTCATCGTTGATGCCGGAAGCGACGATGGGAGCCTCGCTATTCTCAAATCGTTCGCCGCAGACCACGAGGCACTTCGACTTTTCATCGAACCAGGCTGTAACCGCGGCGAGGGGAGACAACGGGCGCTCGAAGAAGCAACGGGGGAGCACATCATTGCAAACTACGACCTCGATCAGACGTACGGCACGCTGCTCGAAGGGGTGTTGAACGTGTATCACGACCTTCTTGAACGAGATGGCCCGATTGCGCTTCGAACGGCTGGCAATCTGTTCATTGCTCCACGAACCCTGTTACGTGATGTCGGTGGGTACAGTCCCCTGATGCGTGGTGAAGACCACGAGTTGACCGACCGGCTCGAAGACCGTGGTGTCTTGCGCTATTTGCCCGTGAAAAACACCGAAAATATCGATAGTTCGAAGCCAACCGTACGCCGCAGAGCAACGCGGTGGTTTCGCTCCGCAAAAGGACTGTATCAGATTGGGTTTTCACCCGCACAGATATTCCACTTTCTGTTTGCAAACCACCCATTTCCGCTCTCATTGATTGGATTGCCCTTGTCGATTGGTGGCATTGTCGCAGGAGCCATTGAGGGCCGCGTCTACACCGCCCGGAAAAAACGCTGGCGAGAGATTTTCGAAATGAGCGCGCGACCGACCTATGCAGACGTGTACGTGGCTGTTCCACCGGAACTGTCTCAGTATGCGATTTCAGACGAAACACCACCCAATAGCACTCCTCGCCGTGACCAGTCATAA
- the aglG gene encoding glucosyl-dolichyl phosphate glucuronosyltransferase, producing MRVSVVLCTYSLDLYDAFEQAAESILAQTYPNRELIVVVDGTPEVAERVIEDFGAREDVRIHLNSENRGLLASRNTGAELADGDIVAFIDDDAVADPEWLAELVSVYDSHDALAAGGRMTPEWVAGKPAFLPAEFYWLIGVTHRGFADGPGEVRNTFGSNLSFKRDVFTDLGGFDTAIGGRKGEKNLQGGETELCARLRQQYDAGVYYTPDARVAHKVFAYRTDPEWLLRRAFWQGYSKRAMEVLVPESSGEESEFLGQLLTEFAPQRAKRLLFHPSRSGLLQLVMLVVLTGVVGLGYVYGFIKHQ from the coding sequence ATGCGGGTCTCCGTCGTCCTCTGTACGTATTCACTCGACCTCTACGATGCTTTCGAGCAAGCAGCAGAAAGCATCCTCGCCCAGACGTATCCGAACCGTGAACTCATCGTGGTGGTCGACGGAACCCCCGAGGTGGCAGAACGCGTCATCGAAGACTTCGGCGCGCGTGAGGACGTACGCATCCACCTGAACAGCGAGAATCGCGGCCTGCTCGCAAGCCGAAACACGGGCGCAGAACTCGCAGACGGTGACATCGTCGCGTTCATCGACGACGACGCGGTCGCAGACCCAGAGTGGCTTGCAGAACTCGTCTCGGTGTACGACTCCCACGACGCGCTCGCCGCGGGCGGGCGCATGACCCCCGAGTGGGTCGCTGGCAAACCAGCCTTTCTCCCCGCCGAGTTCTACTGGCTCATCGGCGTCACCCACCGCGGCTTCGCAGACGGCCCCGGCGAGGTGCGAAACACCTTCGGCTCGAATCTCTCGTTCAAACGCGACGTGTTCACCGACCTCGGCGGCTTCGACACCGCCATCGGCGGCCGCAAAGGCGAAAAAAACCTCCAGGGCGGCGAGACCGAACTCTGTGCGCGCCTGCGCCAGCAGTACGATGCAGGCGTCTACTACACCCCCGACGCGCGCGTGGCCCACAAGGTGTTCGCCTACCGCACCGACCCTGAGTGGTTGCTTCGCCGGGCCTTCTGGCAGGGCTACTCGAAGCGCGCGATGGAGGTGTTGGTACCCGAATCGAGCGGCGAGGAGTCTGAATTCTTGGGTCAGTTGCTAACAGAATTTGCGCCACAGCGGGCGAAACGACTCCTGTTTCACCCCTCGCGTTCCGGGCTGTTGCAGTTGGTGATGCTGGTCGTGTTGACGGGTGTGGTTGGGCTTGGGTACGTGTACGGATTCATCAAGCATCAATGA
- a CDS encoding flippase, whose translation MSTNSALRTLFKGGGILFLGLFLELGISFVAKLVIARVLGPVNYGAVSLGITTATIVSTVVLLGLNTGIGRYLPMFSDKTRRRGVLVSAFQIGIPLSILASLLIVVFAPTIARVVFTDPATEAVLRIFALCIPLAAVMKLAVGSIQGLKLSLPKVYIQNISLPTLRFAGIIVALSVGVGATGVAWAYVGSYLGAAALGVYVLYTRTSLFARKTPYQPMHRDLLWFSAPLVISTVMTFVFADMDTFMLGYFSSTADVGIYNTIYPIALLLTMMLSSFGFLFMPVIAELHATGDTESMRQLYHVVTKWVFVVTVPLFVVVALFPTASIRLTFGEQYVSGAAALSILSIAFFSHAIAGPNSDTLTSLGHTRLIMFDNTLVAGVNFVLNVVLIPPYSVLGAAVATAVAYVLLNLLYSYQLYRVTGIQPITGSLVRLSLVAVGLSALVYLPVTNQWITSVPLLVLVAAVAVIGYTVAVLRFGIGSEELVLLESVEDRFDIDLGRLKSLVVRVSRS comes from the coding sequence GTGTCTACTAATTCTGCCCTCCGGACGCTGTTTAAAGGAGGTGGAATTCTCTTTTTAGGGCTGTTTCTTGAACTCGGAATCTCGTTCGTCGCAAAACTCGTCATCGCACGGGTTCTCGGCCCTGTGAACTACGGGGCGGTGTCACTCGGGATCACGACTGCGACCATCGTCTCGACTGTGGTTCTGCTTGGGTTGAACACGGGCATTGGCCGGTATCTTCCAATGTTCAGCGACAAGACGCGTAGACGTGGCGTGCTAGTCTCTGCGTTTCAAATCGGTATCCCGCTCTCGATTCTTGCAAGTTTGCTCATTGTCGTGTTCGCTCCAACGATTGCACGCGTTGTGTTTACCGATCCGGCGACCGAAGCCGTACTCCGAATCTTTGCGCTCTGTATCCCGCTCGCAGCGGTGATGAAACTTGCCGTCGGGAGCATACAGGGGCTAAAGCTGTCGCTTCCGAAAGTGTATATCCAGAACATCTCGCTTCCAACGCTCCGATTCGCAGGGATTATCGTTGCTCTGTCGGTCGGTGTTGGCGCGACCGGTGTCGCGTGGGCGTACGTAGGCTCGTATCTCGGAGCGGCGGCACTTGGCGTCTATGTGTTATATACACGGACGTCACTTTTCGCTCGGAAAACCCCGTATCAACCCATGCACAGAGACCTGCTGTGGTTCTCTGCACCGCTTGTCATCTCAACGGTGATGACGTTCGTGTTTGCGGACATGGACACGTTCATGCTTGGTTATTTTTCTTCAACGGCGGACGTTGGTATCTACAACACGATCTACCCAATTGCGCTCTTGCTCACGATGATGTTGAGTTCATTTGGGTTCCTCTTTATGCCGGTTATCGCTGAGCTTCACGCTACTGGCGACACAGAGAGTATGCGCCAGCTCTATCACGTCGTCACGAAGTGGGTGTTCGTCGTTACGGTTCCCCTGTTCGTCGTCGTCGCGCTCTTCCCAACGGCGAGTATTCGACTGACGTTTGGTGAACAGTACGTCTCGGGTGCAGCCGCGCTGAGTATCCTTTCGATTGCCTTTTTCAGCCATGCAATCGCCGGACCAAACAGTGATACGTTGACTTCGCTTGGTCATACGAGATTGATAATGTTCGACAACACGCTCGTTGCCGGAGTCAACTTCGTGTTGAACGTCGTGTTGATCCCTCCCTATTCGGTGCTCGGCGCGGCAGTTGCCACCGCCGTAGCGTACGTCCTACTCAACTTACTCTACTCGTACCAACTGTACCGAGTAACCGGTATTCAGCCGATTACTGGCTCGCTCGTGCGCTTGTCTCTGGTTGCGGTTGGGTTGAGTGCGTTGGTGTACTTGCCTGTAACCAACCAGTGGATCACATCGGTTCCTCTACTAGTGCTCGTTGCAGCGGTAGCAGTGATTGGGTACACTGTTGCAGTACTTCGATTCGGAATTGGGTCGGAAGAACTCGTGTTGCTCGAAAGCGTAGAAGACCGATTCGATATTGATCTGGGGCGACTGAAATCCCTCGTGGTACGCGTCAGTAGATCGTAG
- the aglJ gene encoding S-layer glycoprotein N-glycosyltransferase AglJ, with product MESRDDVCVLIPTLNEAATIGSVVDGFHEQGLTNVLVVDGHSSDGTREIAADHGARVITQSGSGKGQAVREAIRKISVPYILMVDGDGTYRPEDAEAMLEPLLWGDAQHVIGDRFAHMEADAMSRVNSVGNRVINRAFSLIHGRNLRDILSGYRAFTRESVEALGLYADGFGIETELAVECVKHGVTTTVVDIHYGSRPAASDTNLHPLRDGGIILMTLYKLAKTNNPLFYFGSVAGVSTVIGVIIGLYVGVEYVTIGVSHEAMAVVSAFFILFGMQLLMFGVLSDLIVTLNREQTRRLEEIARQRRNPAEHGESRRVESASPGPDERA from the coding sequence ATGGAATCCCGCGACGACGTTTGTGTTCTCATCCCGACGCTCAACGAAGCCGCGACCATCGGGTCGGTCGTAGATGGCTTCCACGAGCAGGGATTGACGAACGTCCTCGTCGTGGACGGCCACTCCTCAGATGGGACGAGAGAGATTGCGGCCGACCACGGCGCACGGGTCATCACCCAGTCGGGCAGCGGGAAGGGACAGGCCGTCCGCGAGGCAATTCGGAAGATTTCGGTGCCGTATATTCTGATGGTTGACGGCGACGGCACCTACCGCCCGGAAGATGCAGAAGCCATGCTCGAACCACTGCTGTGGGGCGATGCACAGCACGTCATCGGTGACCGGTTTGCGCACATGGAGGCGGATGCGATGTCGCGGGTGAATTCGGTGGGAAATCGCGTCATCAACCGGGCGTTTTCGCTCATTCACGGGCGCAACCTCAGAGACATCCTGAGTGGGTACCGCGCGTTCACTCGCGAGTCGGTCGAGGCGCTTGGCCTCTACGCAGACGGATTTGGTATCGAGACAGAGCTCGCCGTCGAGTGCGTCAAACACGGCGTGACGACGACCGTCGTGGATATTCACTACGGCTCGCGTCCGGCGGCGTCTGATACGAACCTTCACCCGCTTCGTGACGGTGGCATCATTTTGATGACGCTGTACAAACTCGCGAAAACCAACAATCCGCTCTTTTACTTCGGGAGTGTGGCGGGGGTGAGCACCGTGATCGGCGTCATCATTGGGCTGTACGTGGGCGTCGAATACGTCACCATCGGGGTCTCTCACGAGGCGATGGCGGTTGTGTCGGCCTTTTTCATCCTCTTTGGGATGCAACTGTTGATGTTCGGCGTGCTTTCAGACTTGATTGTGACGCTCAACCGCGAACAGACGCGGCGACTCGAAGAAATTGCCAGACAGCGTCGTAACCCTGCTGAGCATGGGGAGTCACGGCGCGTCGAGTCGGCGTCGCCCGGCCCGGACGAACGGGCGTAA
- a CDS encoding DUF7503 family protein, giving the protein MVKKSVKEFLAKNPHMMGALFTMTIVLSKAGNMIAGHGTSTPGP; this is encoded by the coding sequence ATGGTCAAAAAATCAGTAAAGGAATTCCTTGCAAAGAACCCACACATGATGGGCGCTCTGTTCACGATGACCATCGTCCTCTCGAAAGCTGGGAACATGATTGCAGGTCACGGGACTAGCACGCCGGGGCCCTAA